Within the Proteiniborus ethanoligenes genome, the region ATTGAAGAGAATCATGAGTCCGAGCCTGATAGTACTGACAGAGAAGAGCCTTCAAATGAAGATAGTCCTACTGTTAGTGATGAAATAATAACAGTTAAAATACCTAGTGGCACACTACCACCTACTATTGCAAATATTTTACTTGAAAAAGGACTTATAGACAATAAAATGGATTTTCTAATAAAATCTCAAGAGCTTAAGCTAGATACAAGACTTAAGTCTGGGGAATTTCAAATTAAGAAAGGTATTGGTTTAGAAGAGCTAATAAAGCTTTTGGCAAGATAGATAAAAAGATAGGATTGATTCTTAATCAACCCTATCTTTTTTTAATACTTTTCATTAATATATTCATCTATTAAAGAAGTCTTCTTAACTTCTTTAAATATTCCCTCTTCCTTTAAAATTTTTAATAGCCATTTGCTTTTTGAATGAAATATTGCATATTCATAATCCTTAAGTACAATTTCATATAGCTTCCCATTTAAATATTCAGACTCAACTTTAATAAAATAGGCTTCTATATTTTCAAATTCTAAAAATCTTAATAGCTGTAAGGTAGCTTTATCCTTCTCATTATAATAATAGTTTGCCTTATATCTACAGGATTTGTATTGTCTTGCAAAATTAAAATCATCCTTTATATCTGCAGAAAGCATATTATAATATTTTGCTATTGCATTGTAATATTGATAGTTGTAAATTCCTTTTTCATAGCTATCTACCTTTGAAAAAGGCTTTAGCTTTATCCTTTGCACAAAATCAAAATTTGCTTCTAAAAATTCACGTTTTGATATATCTCCATTTTTATATTGGATTATCAAAGAGTCTCTGTGCTTGAAAAATCTGTCAAAAATACTCTCTTTTCTAAATTGTTTCAATAATAACACCCTATCTAATCTTGTATTCACTTATAATATTATATCACAATAAATAAAATCTGCTATAACAAAAGCTTCTATAGTTAAATTAAAATTAAGGAAACTTTTGTTGAGCTACTGCATAAGCGACTTGCACAAAATCGAATATTTTTAAAACTCATTGTAGGAAAGTTCTTTTTATGTATGTACATTAAGGTTTTTCAACAATCTGATTAAAGACCTTTTTTCTCTAAAAGTATTATTTCTTCTTGAGTTAGCTCTCTGTATTCACCAAGTTCCAAGCTTTCGTCTAGTTTCAAACCACCAATGGCTATTCTTTTTAAGTAAGCTACTCTTTTCCCTAAGGCCAAAAACATTCTTTTTATTTGATGGAACTTTCCTTCCTCTATAGTGACATAAACCTTTGAAATATGTCCTACAGTTAAAATATCTAGCTTAGAGGGTAATGTTTTATATCCATCATCTAATACTATACCTTCTTGGAATGAAAGCTTATCTTCTTCTGTTACGGTACCTTCTATCTCTGCATAATATAATTTTTCTATACGGTTTTTAGGTGTTAAGACACGATGGGATAATTGTCCATCATTAGAAAGTATCATAAGCCCTTCTGTATCCTTATCTAATCTTCCTACAGGAAAAGGATTAAATACCTTGTATTCGTCAGAAATTAAATCAATAACAGTTTTGTCTCTAAAATCATCAGTAGAAGATATATAACCTTTCGGCTTGTTCATCATTAAATATATGAATTCCCTATATTCCACAATTTCATCATCAATCTCTATTTTTGAAGTATAGGGATTTATTTTAATTGAGCTGTCTCTAATTGTTTCTCCATTCACTTTAACAATACCAGCTCTTGCTAAGCCCTTAATATCTTTTCTACTTCCATAGCCTAAATTTGCAAGGATCTTGTCTAGTCTTTCGCTTTTGCTCATATGACCACCTCTCTATCATTACTTGGGTCTACAACATTCTCCACTCACTTCTATAGTAGTTCTTCAAGCTGCCTTCAATCTGCTTGCCCCAACCTGCAGGGAATCCATCTATACATACTAACTTCCAGCCTTTTTCTTCATTTAGTAAAAGAGTCTCCCCCTTAAGATACTTTATAGCATCTATACTTTCGCTGGAAATATCTATATAGTTTACAACATCTTCTTTTTTAAGTGCCATTGCTAATGCTTGACTTGGCTCAAATCTATTTTTTAAAAGTTCTCCTAAATACAGACCTAAATTCACAACATTTATACCTGTTAAATCAGGCACATCATCTGGTATTGAATATAATCTATTGCCTATTCTGTGTAATCTATTTTTAAACTCTACTTTTAAGTTCTCATCAGCAAATTTATAAAAATCATCTAAGTCTTTATCATTAATTTTGAAGGGCTGAAGAGCAGTCTCTATAGGATGATTATTTTTCCTAAGCATTGCTACAAAATGGCCCTCTCCATTTATTTTGTGTGGCCAAGCTCTTCTAGCTTTTGAGATTTCAGAGCTAGCCCCTATCCATTCAGGTTTTCCTTCATCTAATCCTTCTAACTCTTTTATAGATTCCATTTGGAACTGGGGAAATTCTTTTAAAAACCAGTCTATAGTACCTTCGTTTTCTTCTGGGGAAAAAGTGCAGGTAGAATAGACTAAAGTTCCTCCTGGTTTTAACAATTGGGGAATCCACTGTAAAATATCTCTTTGCATATTACAGCATTGTTCAACTGAAAACTCACTCCAACTCTTAGTGGCCTTTGTGTCTCTTCTAAACATTCCTTCTCCCGAGCATGGTGCATCTACTAATATTTTATCAAAATATCCTTGGAATTTTGCTGCAAGCTTCATTGGCTGTTCATTAGTTACTATAGAATTTTTTATGCCAAATATTTCAATATTTTT harbors:
- a CDS encoding pseudouridine synthase yields the protein MSKSERLDKILANLGYGSRKDIKGLARAGIVKVNGETIRDSSIKINPYTSKIEIDDEIVEYREFIYLMMNKPKGYISSTDDFRDKTVIDLISDEYKVFNPFPVGRLDKDTEGLMILSNDGQLSHRVLTPKNRIEKLYYAEIEGTVTEEDKLSFQEGIVLDDGYKTLPSKLDILTVGHISKVYVTIEEGKFHQIKRMFLALGKRVAYLKRIAIGGLKLDESLELGEYRELTQEEIILLEKKGL
- a CDS encoding DUF6648 family protein gives rise to the protein MKQFRKESIFDRFFKHRDSLIIQYKNGDISKREFLEANFDFVQRIKLKPFSKVDSYEKGIYNYQYYNAIAKYYNMLSADIKDDFNFARQYKSCRYKANYYYNEKDKATLQLLRFLEFENIEAYFIKVESEYLNGKLYEIVLKDYEYAIFHSKSKWLLKILKEEGIFKEVKKTSLIDEYINEKY
- a CDS encoding RsmF rRNA methyltransferase first C-terminal domain-containing protein, whose translation is MELPKEFKEKMEKLLGEEYDKFISTYDDNHLKGIRINTLKILVQDYLNISPFELKPIPWIKEGFYYIDKDEQDRPGKHPHYHCGLYYIQEPSAMIPVQALDIQPGERILDISAAPGGKSTQIGAKLKGEGVLVANDISPKRTKALVKNIEIFGIKNSIVTNEQPMKLAAKFQGYFDKILVDAPCSGEGMFRRDTKATKSWSEFSVEQCCNMQRDILQWIPQLLKPGGTLVYSTCTFSPEENEGTIDWFLKEFPQFQMESIKELEGLDEGKPEWIGASSEISKARRAWPHKINGEGHFVAMLRKNNHPIETALQPFKINDKDLDDFYKFADENLKVEFKNRLHRIGNRLYSIPDDVPDLTGINVVNLGLYLGELLKNRFEPSQALAMALKKEDVVNYIDISSESIDAIKYLKGETLLLNEEKGWKLVCIDGFPAGWGKQIEGSLKNYYRSEWRML